AAGGTCCATTCTTCTAAAATAAGGCTCGTAGCGACGGTCATACACAAGTGACTCACGTGGGTTGTGGCCTCTCAACCGTAGTACTGGAGGAACCTACAAAAATCACACGCACAATTTATATACTTCTCTAAACTACTCACAATATACTCACAATATGAGAATCGACAATGTATATACATAATTACCTCCCCTCTTTCCACAAGCACAGCACGATGCTTCTCCTCGTAATAATCATCAAGGCCGGGATATTTATCCGGCTCAAACATCCTACAAAATAAGGTACATGGATTTGTTATGATATATGCTTAAAATTATGACCACATCATATACAAAATTGTGTGAGAACTACTACAAATTATCCCAAAGATATAAATCACGAACCACATTACCGACACCAATTCTTTTCAACCTATTTTATcctaaagaatctatcacaactaaTTATTAACAAATGATAGGTTCAACCTAATCCTAAAAAATGGGCTCTCTCTAAATCCAATACTATACAAGTTAACTAAGAATACTTCAACAGTATAGCCCCAAAATAttcatcaaacaaatcatcaaggtACTCCCCAACACTCCTGTATATATATACTCAAAACACATACCCAAAAGGTCCAGGGAAGACAAGGCTTTGCGTAGGCTGATGCTTGGTAATATGGCCCAATCGGCCCATGGTTTACCATATAAGAGGAGAAGAAAGGAGCGTCTCGTTCCATTCCccaatctcgccgccgccgccgccgccgcttcgtcgagtccCGCTGCAGGTATTGCTTAATCTTTTCCGTTCGATTCGTCCAGTTTCCTGGAGTTGCTTGTTCTTGGGGAACTAAGTGGCACGTTCTGATTGATTTTCCGTCTTTTTTGTCTAGTTCGTCCGGATCCGGAAGAAAGAAGAGGAGGAGCAAATTCGGACAGATGAAGGCACGGCAGTTGGTGAACGTGGTGATGCGGAGGTACGGCATGGGCAGCAGCCTCTATGCGGTGAGCCGCATCAAGCCCGAGGAGCAGCTCTTCTACCCATCTACCAAGGAGGCGCAAGCATCCAGCACGGGGGAGATggagaccatctccatctccaggaTGCCCGCGCCCAGCCTGAGGCTGGAGCTCTCCGTCTCCAAGGAGGACAAGAGGCTGGATTTCCTGCCTTTCTACGAGCGCGGCAGCGGCGGGCACAGCAAGATCCTCTGCGTCGACGCCGAGGGCCGCACCGTCCTGTACGACACCGACGCCGGCCTCCTCCACTCGATGCCCTGCCTCGGCACCCCCAAGGGGCCCAACCCTGTCTCCTTCTCCATCCTGGACAGGGAGCCCCGGGATCCCGGGCGGGCGGACGCCTTGTACGTCATGGGCAGGTGCTGCGACTACTTTGACTTCGAGGCCCTCATGTATTGCGACCCCTCCAGCGGCAGGAAAGGCTGGCGGTGGCATCAGCTCCCGCCGCCGCCTgtgcctcgcgccgccgcctccgccgtcgggTGCCACGCGCTCATCCACGACGAAGGCGACCCCATCCTCGTCGTCTCGTCCGCCAAGACGAGCGGCGTTGGCACCCACTGCTTCAACACGTCCACCAATAGGTGGTTCAAGGCTGGACGCTGGACGCTGCCGTTCGTCGGCCGCGCCGAGCGTGTTAGCGAGCTCGACAACCTCTGGTTTGGCATCGGCGGCGGCTGGCCCTACGACCTGTGCGCGATGGACCTctactccctccgcgccgccggcgcCGAGGCTCCGGGGCTGGCGTACAGCTGGGGAGACCTTAGCCTGCCGGACGACTGGGTGATGATGGACTGCAGCATGGTGTACCTGGGCGGCGGCAAGTTCTGCGTCGCGAAAATCTTTGAGTTCCGCGTCGGCGTTGACCGATTGGGGATGGGTGCTGTCATCTCTGGCTTGGAGGTGGTGCGCCGCGGCGAGCCATCCAAACTCGTGATGGTCAAGCACAAGTCCAAGTTCTACAAGTTTACCAGGGATGAGATCGAGTGTATCCTCTAGAACAATGCTAAGTAGTACTAGCAGGGGAGCAAACAATTTCTAGACGAGTGCTATGTGATGTGAGGATTGACTAGTTTCTTGTACAGCAGCACTTGTGTGCGATTTGATTTGGTTGTAATGTAAATTTCCTCCTGCTCCGTTTGCTGTCCCAAATCtaacttatactccctctgttcctaaatacttgtcgctGGGGACTCTCCGACCAGGTGAAAATGGAGTCCTCCATCCACCATCACATCCCCTGCTGTTGCTCTTCTACTCCTCGCTGCTGCTGTAGGT
The Triticum dicoccoides isolate Atlit2015 ecotype Zavitan unplaced genomic scaffold, WEW_v2.0 scaffold152074, whole genome shotgun sequence DNA segment above includes these coding regions:
- the LOC119344064 gene encoding uncharacterized protein LOC119344064, yielding MKARQLVNVVMRRYGMGSSLYAVSRIKPEEQLFYPSTKEAQASSTGEMETISISRMPAPSLRLELSVSKEDKRLDFLPFYERGSGGHSKILCVDAEGRTVLYDTDAGLLHSMPCLGTPKGPNPVSFSILDREPRDPGRADALYVMGRCCDYFDFEALMYCDPSSGRKGWRWHQLPPPPVPRAAASAVGCHALIHDEGDPILVVSSAKTSGVGTHCFNTSTNRWFKAGRWTLPFVGRAERVSELDNLWFGIGGGWPYDLCAMDLYSLRAAGAEAPGLAYSWGDLSLPDDWVMMDCSMVYLGGGKFCVAKIFEFRVGVDRLGMGAVISGLEVVRRGEPSKLVMVKHKSKFYKFTRDEIECIL